Proteins encoded in a region of the Streptomyces sp. PCS3-D2 genome:
- a CDS encoding FAD-dependent oxidoreductase: MKAVICGAGITGLALARRLDALGWNVVVLEKAPGPRTQGYMVDFFGPGYDAMEAMGLLPRLTELAYRIDEASFVDEHGRRRAGLDYTQFSRALGGRLMSIMRPDLELALRETLPPGVDLRFGTGPASIEEAPDEVRVTLVDGSVERADLLVGADGVHSTVRGLVFGGEASFLKYRGFHTAAYVFDDPDVFEQVRGRLCLTDTVDRQMGLYGLRDGRVAAFGVHRSESGDVPRDTREAVRQAYDGLGWVVPRALRKCPPSSEVYYDQVAQIVMDRWSRGRTVLVGDAAYAVSLLAGQGASLGVAGAYVLAEELGRASTVAAGLAAYEQRWRPVTLDKQEAGRAAAEWFLPASPSRLRARRAAMRLSGLPGVGRLVARSLSGKPAVLARETTSGRYSGPVSRSHDGPG, encoded by the coding sequence ATGAAAGCAGTGATCTGCGGGGCGGGGATCACAGGGCTCGCCCTGGCACGTCGACTGGACGCGCTGGGCTGGAACGTCGTGGTGCTGGAGAAGGCCCCCGGCCCCCGGACCCAGGGGTACATGGTCGACTTCTTCGGCCCGGGGTACGACGCGATGGAGGCCATGGGGCTCCTTCCACGGCTGACGGAGCTGGCCTACCGCATCGACGAGGCGAGCTTCGTCGACGAGCACGGGCGTCGTCGCGCGGGCCTGGACTACACCCAGTTCTCGCGCGCGCTCGGCGGGCGGCTGATGAGCATCATGCGACCCGACCTGGAGCTGGCGCTGCGCGAGACGCTCCCTCCAGGCGTGGACCTGCGCTTCGGCACCGGCCCCGCGAGCATCGAGGAGGCGCCCGACGAGGTGCGCGTGACCCTGGTCGACGGCAGCGTCGAACGGGCCGACCTGCTGGTCGGCGCCGACGGCGTCCACTCCACCGTGCGCGGGCTGGTCTTCGGCGGCGAGGCGTCCTTCCTGAAGTACCGGGGGTTCCACACGGCCGCCTACGTCTTCGACGACCCGGACGTCTTCGAGCAGGTGCGGGGCCGGCTCTGCCTGACCGACACGGTCGATCGCCAGATGGGGCTCTACGGCCTGCGCGACGGGCGGGTCGCCGCCTTCGGCGTGCACCGGTCCGAGAGCGGAGACGTTCCACGCGACACCCGGGAAGCCGTACGCCAGGCCTACGACGGGCTCGGCTGGGTCGTCCCGCGCGCCTTGCGCAAGTGCCCTCCGTCCAGCGAGGTGTACTACGACCAGGTGGCGCAGATCGTGATGGACCGTTGGAGCAGGGGGCGCACGGTGCTGGTCGGAGACGCCGCCTACGCCGTGTCCCTGCTCGCGGGCCAGGGAGCCTCGCTCGGGGTCGCCGGAGCGTACGTGCTGGCCGAAGAACTCGGCCGGGCCTCGACCGTGGCGGCCGGGCTGGCCGCATACGAGCAGCGCTGGCGCCCTGTGACCCTGGACAAGCAGGAGGCGGGCAGGGCGGCGGCCGAGTGGTTCCTCCCCGCGTCGCCGTCGCGCCTGCGCGCCAGGCGGGCGGCCATGCGACTGTCCGGACTGCCCGGAGTGGGGCGGCTCGTGGCCCGGTCGCTCTCCGGAAAACCGGCCGTCCTGGCCCGTGAGACCACGAGCGGCCGCTACTCCGGTCCGGTTTCACGATCCCATGACGGCCCTGGCTGA
- a CDS encoding MFS transporter, translating to MRYPKVFMAAPPALPKSRQQFILAVLMLCSLLIWIENTVLSTALETLADPVRGLGADPGQLQWATGSYTLAFATLMFTAGALGDRFGHRTVFSSGLAVFAVSSLWAAYASGAGQLIAARAAMGVGSALITPAMMAILMWTFTGPARAAAIGIFSTSAGVGMAAGPVLAGFLLDHFWWGSVFLINVPVAVAAFVGLVLLVPNFRSPVPRPLDPAGMLLSISGLVALAYGLIRAGQVAEWGRADVWAPIFAGLVLLAVFVLVELRLTAPSFDPRLFAQRAFGGGNVALGLLLFGVAAITFYNAFYLQGALGFSPMKAGLANIPTAVGALAGAPLASRLVRSLPLRPVAVPALTVAALTMGAYGFLGLHTPLIWIELLLLVQGLAIGMVIGPVTAALISDLPLEQAGAGSAVTNTVRQTGSVIGIAVGGTIMSITYRRAIEPSLEGASGPVQDQARVSAEQARHVAAAIDQPSLAQAADDAFIHAMHVGAGWIAAIAFLGAAVLLITLPAAGRKKAPTPEPDHEEAGTSPSRPTASWETPVVENQ from the coding sequence GTGCGATATCCGAAGGTGTTCATGGCCGCGCCTCCAGCGTTACCGAAGTCCCGGCAGCAGTTCATTCTTGCCGTTCTCATGCTGTGTTCACTGCTGATTTGGATCGAAAATACCGTCCTGAGTACTGCGCTGGAGACCCTTGCGGACCCGGTCCGCGGGCTGGGGGCCGATCCCGGTCAGCTGCAATGGGCGACCGGTTCGTACACCCTGGCCTTCGCCACGCTGATGTTCACCGCAGGTGCCCTGGGCGACCGGTTCGGGCACCGGACCGTGTTCTCCAGCGGGTTGGCCGTCTTCGCTGTGTCCTCGCTCTGGGCGGCCTACGCAAGCGGTGCGGGCCAGCTGATCGCGGCCCGAGCCGCGATGGGGGTGGGCAGCGCACTGATCACGCCCGCCATGATGGCGATCCTGATGTGGACCTTCACCGGCCCCGCGCGGGCCGCCGCGATCGGCATCTTCTCGACGTCGGCCGGGGTCGGAATGGCGGCCGGCCCGGTGCTGGCGGGGTTCCTGCTCGATCATTTCTGGTGGGGCTCGGTCTTCCTGATCAATGTTCCGGTCGCGGTGGCGGCGTTCGTCGGGCTCGTCCTGCTGGTTCCGAATTTCCGCAGTCCCGTTCCGCGGCCGCTGGACCCCGCTGGAATGCTGCTGTCGATCAGCGGGCTCGTGGCGCTGGCCTACGGGCTGATCCGAGCGGGGCAGGTGGCGGAGTGGGGTCGCGCCGACGTGTGGGCGCCGATCTTCGCCGGCCTGGTCCTGCTCGCCGTTTTCGTGCTCGTCGAGCTGCGCCTCACAGCACCCAGCTTCGATCCGCGGCTGTTCGCGCAACGCGCGTTCGGCGGCGGCAATGTGGCGCTCGGACTGCTGCTCTTCGGTGTGGCCGCCATTACCTTCTACAACGCGTTCTACCTGCAGGGCGCGCTCGGGTTCTCGCCGATGAAGGCGGGTCTGGCCAACATCCCGACCGCTGTCGGCGCGCTCGCGGGGGCGCCCCTCGCCTCGCGCCTGGTCCGCAGCCTCCCGCTCCGCCCCGTTGCCGTGCCGGCGTTGACCGTGGCCGCGCTCACCATGGGCGCGTACGGGTTCCTCGGACTCCACACTCCGCTCATCTGGATCGAGCTCCTGCTGTTGGTACAGGGCCTGGCGATCGGCATGGTGATCGGACCCGTCACAGCCGCGCTGATCAGCGACCTGCCGCTGGAACAGGCCGGTGCAGGATCGGCCGTCACCAACACCGTGCGACAGACCGGCAGCGTGATCGGGATCGCTGTGGGCGGCACGATCATGTCGATCACGTACCGGCGTGCGATCGAACCCTCGCTGGAGGGCGCATCCGGCCCGGTGCAGGATCAAGCACGGGTCTCCGCCGAGCAGGCCCGCCACGTCGCCGCCGCCATCGACCAGCCCTCTCTCGCTCAGGCCGCCGACGACGCCTTCATCCACGCCATGCACGTCGGCGCGGGCTGGATCGCGGCCATCGCATTCCTCGGAGCGGCTGTGCTGCTGATCACCTTGCCCGCTGCCGGAAGGAAGAAGGCCCCGACACCGGAGCCCGACCACGAAGAGGCCGGCACCTCCCCGTCACGACCCACCGCGTCATGGGAGACCCCTGTTGTCGAAAACCAGTGA
- a CDS encoding alpha/beta fold hydrolase has protein sequence MALFDSALATGRATPTTALLDTVALTDLARGGTLPAVLRGMIRVSPAAARTGVGLARQLAVLPDAERDAVVLSEVRNVASAVLGHLSGDAIDPHAPFTEIGFDSLGAVEFRNRLAQLTGLALPSTLIFDHPTAADVAKLVRSQMEESDTGVVEQATTGVRGTITDLVTAAHRRGDLAGAMPLLTAGSALMSTYSVDEAAAQRPAAQLLARGAAAPVLVCIPSFLAGSGPHQFARLARELGGERQVSALRLPGLRAGDDLPATWAAAIESLAVSVASELERGPVALVGYSAGGAIAHAVARRLEDDGCELAGVAMIDTYSPEEHELNRLVLTDALGQNLSRDNALTPVDDPGLVAMGGYVRIYPEREAEPIAAPTLNLRATGTLSGFGEAAPSPAGNTTDRPSTSRQITSRSSRTGRRRPPRTCGAGSIRSAATDIGGALASRCRRRPSTAPGGRRAHRGHERPTAATLRTPHPSTPSTCRSGGMKPPVPQISQRRKNSLSANPVEAYGAFDRNDFRRESRSLTVLWGLLIFQSVNFPPCDIRRCSWPRLQRYRSPGSSSFLPFSCCVHC, from the coding sequence ATGGCGCTGTTCGACAGCGCCCTCGCGACCGGTCGGGCGACACCGACCACGGCACTGCTGGACACGGTGGCGCTCACCGACCTGGCGCGCGGAGGCACACTGCCCGCAGTGCTGCGGGGCATGATCCGGGTTTCCCCGGCCGCCGCGCGTACCGGTGTCGGCCTGGCGCGGCAGCTGGCCGTCCTGCCCGACGCCGAGCGCGACGCTGTCGTCCTGAGTGAGGTACGCAACGTCGCCTCGGCGGTCCTCGGACACCTGTCCGGCGACGCGATCGACCCTCACGCACCGTTCACCGAGATCGGCTTCGACTCTCTCGGCGCCGTCGAATTCCGCAACCGGCTGGCACAGCTGACCGGGCTGGCGTTGCCCTCGACGCTGATCTTCGACCACCCGACCGCCGCGGACGTGGCGAAACTGGTGCGCTCGCAGATGGAGGAATCCGACACCGGCGTGGTCGAGCAGGCAACGACCGGCGTGCGCGGCACGATCACCGACCTGGTGACGGCGGCGCACCGCCGCGGCGACCTGGCCGGGGCGATGCCCCTGCTGACCGCCGGCTCGGCCCTGATGAGCACGTACTCTGTCGACGAGGCCGCCGCACAGCGCCCGGCCGCGCAGCTCCTGGCGCGCGGCGCCGCGGCACCGGTACTGGTCTGCATCCCCTCGTTCCTGGCAGGATCGGGCCCGCACCAGTTCGCCCGCCTGGCCCGCGAACTGGGCGGCGAGCGGCAGGTCAGCGCGTTGCGGCTGCCCGGTCTGCGCGCGGGCGACGACCTGCCGGCGACATGGGCTGCGGCGATCGAGAGCCTCGCGGTGTCCGTCGCGTCGGAACTTGAGCGAGGCCCGGTGGCGCTCGTGGGCTATTCGGCCGGCGGTGCGATCGCCCATGCGGTCGCCCGGCGGCTCGAGGACGACGGCTGCGAGCTCGCGGGCGTCGCGATGATCGACACCTATTCCCCGGAGGAGCACGAACTCAACCGCCTCGTGCTCACCGACGCGTTGGGGCAGAACCTGTCCCGGGACAACGCACTGACCCCCGTCGACGACCCCGGCCTGGTCGCCATGGGCGGCTACGTACGGATCTATCCGGAGCGGGAGGCCGAGCCGATCGCCGCGCCGACGCTGAATCTGCGGGCCACCGGGACGCTGAGCGGCTTCGGGGAAGCCGCCCCGTCCCCGGCTGGCAACACAACGGACCGGCCGAGTACATCGAGGCAGATCACTTCTCGATCATCGAGGACCGGGCGGCGGAGACCGCCGCGCACCTGCGGCGCTGGCTCGATTCGCTCCGCGGCCACTGATATCGGGGGTGCCCTGGCCTCCCGGTGCCGTCGACGCCCCTCGACGGCACCGGGAGGCCGGCGGGCTCACCGGGGACACGAGAGACCCACAGCCGCAACCCTCCGCACGCCACATCCTTCGACTCCTTCGACATGTAGATCAGGAGGCATGAAACCGCCCGTTCCGCAAATCTCTCAGAGGCGTAAAAATTCGCTCTCGGCAAATCCGGTAGAGGCATACGGCGCGTTCGATCGCAATGACTTTCGGCGAGAAAGTCGGAGCTTGACAGTGTTGTGGGGCTTGCTTATATTCCAGTCGGTCAATTTCCCGCCGTGCGATATCCGAAGGTGTTCATGGCCGCGCCTCCAGCGTTACCGAAGTCCCGGCAGCAGTTCATTCTTGCCGTTCTCATGCTGTGTTCACTGCTGA
- a CDS encoding tetratricopeptide repeat protein encodes MRDSHRGEAERLLERAVDEAVRRGAGPADAAGGAVVDRAALLARGREALDALAASAAPEYEAYARALDEAAAGEQSLGEAFRRGNTSTAALVTAVAAAAAVGADLSLGVAAGTALTTGAVVGIAGAVATVAKVTALHVPAANRRAGELGRPGGAEQLKLQWLSALEVRGIRPFLEQQRAVAAAARAPRPVAVSPVRAVGSLRGADRSAEARRRSALEHSFGQLPAVADRFAGRRAELTRIAQWVQAARASTETRPVVVVLYGEPGVGRTALALRAAHALRDQFRGACLVDMRGGAPGGEPGEAPLSTREALLHLMNRLGAPREQLLFREGASAEQQVRRLAELYHQYLRGLPVTVLLDDAANAAQVRMLVPERSESLVLVTAREPLELPGDLAAWVHQLPVERLDGDAAAELVRAVAPEAAAAEGVATSVASVVGLSGGLPLALRMLAPLVGAGVEVPAGEGGAGVHPVEAALRAADARLAEPARLLLRRLPLAGRASLGGAAAAALADVPEQAALRTLEELWEAGLVERVRGQRFRMHEAVRAHAAARLAADEDRAQAVAAHERLIRTYAQLADAVIRMVDGKMSTRANQFGGHGFVSLDAALRWLDDESSFITAALRHSEGVDQQAVLDLLGALCDFCLLRGDLYRLGEIDELTRAVEAGRQGRAGQQGRMVQWRTGIAARQLGELDKARTTLTSVVDQYMEAHQEAGAAMALVSLGITLHHQGNLPEAAVRIREALVLQEPAELAGDRAWGLHALAAVERDLAHLAEATRLLETSLELHRESESVHGEAWAHFQLGQVRLRFGEVEQAEKELDLALQLYGRTRDDRGEAWALTQLGRARVVAGDPGTAVERLREALSRHREAEDARGEAWTQYYLGQALEVSGERDRAVRELERARTMFSRMRDVYGLAHARHHSGRVTRDQRAAQTGNLKNSGFARQLLVDARADFQRIGLAHGEAWTCLELAVVDAGNGRLSQALGLCEEAVRLFISYGDRRGEDWARFLRCTLLPYVGLAGPGVPEEARAELARLAEAPHAARDGRLEECLETYGVILGRGVDPAEGWQAWRLGLVPDLQSREVMGVPRV; translated from the coding sequence ATGCGGGACAGCCATCGTGGTGAGGCCGAGCGGCTGTTGGAGCGGGCCGTGGACGAGGCGGTCCGGCGGGGGGCGGGCCCGGCGGATGCCGCGGGCGGGGCGGTGGTGGACCGGGCGGCACTGCTGGCGCGCGGCAGGGAGGCCCTGGACGCGCTCGCCGCGAGCGCGGCTCCCGAGTACGAGGCCTACGCCCGGGCGTTGGACGAGGCGGCGGCCGGGGAGCAGTCGCTGGGCGAGGCGTTCCGGCGGGGCAACACCTCGACGGCGGCGCTGGTGACCGCGGTCGCGGCCGCCGCGGCCGTCGGGGCGGACCTGTCCCTGGGGGTCGCTGCGGGTACGGCGCTCACGACGGGCGCCGTCGTGGGGATCGCCGGAGCGGTGGCGACGGTGGCGAAGGTGACGGCACTGCACGTGCCGGCGGCGAACCGGCGGGCCGGGGAACTGGGCCGGCCGGGCGGGGCGGAGCAGCTGAAGCTGCAGTGGCTGTCGGCGCTGGAGGTGCGCGGGATACGTCCGTTCCTGGAGCAGCAGCGTGCGGTGGCGGCGGCTGCCCGGGCGCCGCGGCCGGTGGCGGTGTCGCCGGTGCGGGCGGTGGGTTCGTTGCGCGGGGCGGACCGCAGTGCGGAGGCCAGGCGGCGCAGTGCGCTGGAGCATTCGTTCGGGCAGTTGCCGGCCGTGGCGGACCGGTTCGCCGGGCGGCGGGCGGAGCTGACCCGGATCGCGCAGTGGGTGCAGGCGGCACGGGCGAGCACGGAGACCCGGCCGGTGGTGGTGGTGCTGTACGGGGAGCCGGGAGTGGGCCGGACGGCGCTGGCGCTGCGGGCGGCACATGCGCTGCGGGACCAGTTCCGGGGTGCGTGCCTGGTGGACATGCGGGGTGGTGCGCCGGGCGGGGAGCCGGGCGAGGCTCCGCTGTCGACGCGGGAGGCCCTGCTGCACCTGATGAACCGGCTGGGCGCGCCGCGTGAACAGCTGCTGTTCCGGGAGGGCGCCTCGGCGGAACAGCAGGTGCGGCGGTTGGCCGAGTTGTACCACCAGTACCTGCGGGGGTTGCCGGTGACGGTGCTGCTCGACGACGCGGCGAATGCGGCGCAGGTGCGGATGCTGGTGCCGGAGCGTTCGGAGAGTCTGGTGCTGGTGACGGCGCGGGAGCCGCTGGAACTGCCCGGGGACCTTGCGGCGTGGGTCCATCAGCTGCCGGTGGAGCGGCTGGACGGGGACGCGGCGGCGGAGCTGGTGCGGGCGGTGGCGCCGGAAGCGGCGGCCGCCGAGGGTGTCGCGACTTCGGTGGCGTCGGTGGTGGGGCTGAGCGGTGGATTGCCGCTCGCATTGCGGATGCTGGCCCCGCTGGTGGGTGCGGGCGTGGAGGTTCCCGCCGGGGAGGGCGGCGCCGGGGTGCATCCGGTGGAGGCCGCCCTGCGGGCGGCCGATGCCCGGCTGGCCGAGCCCGCCCGGCTGCTGCTGCGGCGGTTGCCGCTGGCGGGGCGGGCCTCGCTGGGGGGTGCGGCGGCGGCCGCGCTGGCCGACGTGCCGGAGCAGGCGGCGTTGCGCACGCTGGAGGAACTGTGGGAGGCGGGACTGGTCGAACGGGTCCGGGGCCAGCGGTTCCGGATGCACGAGGCGGTGCGCGCGCACGCCGCGGCCCGCCTGGCGGCGGATGAGGACCGGGCGCAGGCGGTGGCCGCGCACGAACGGCTCATCCGCACCTACGCGCAGCTGGCCGACGCGGTGATCCGGATGGTCGACGGGAAGATGTCGACCCGGGCGAACCAGTTCGGCGGGCACGGCTTCGTCTCCTTGGACGCGGCACTGCGGTGGCTGGACGACGAGTCGAGCTTCATCACGGCGGCGCTGCGGCATTCGGAGGGAGTGGACCAGCAGGCGGTGCTGGATCTGCTGGGTGCGCTGTGCGACTTCTGTCTGCTGCGCGGGGACCTGTACCGGCTGGGTGAGATCGACGAGCTCACCCGGGCGGTGGAGGCCGGCCGGCAGGGCCGGGCGGGGCAGCAGGGCCGGATGGTGCAGTGGCGTACGGGTATCGCGGCGCGTCAGCTGGGTGAGCTGGACAAGGCGCGGACCACGCTGACGTCGGTGGTGGACCAGTACATGGAGGCCCATCAGGAGGCGGGGGCGGCGATGGCGCTGGTCTCGCTCGGGATCACGCTGCACCACCAGGGGAATCTGCCGGAGGCGGCGGTACGCATCCGGGAGGCACTGGTGCTGCAGGAGCCCGCGGAGCTGGCGGGTGACCGGGCGTGGGGGCTGCACGCACTGGCGGCGGTGGAGCGGGACCTGGCGCACCTGGCGGAGGCGACGCGGCTGCTGGAGACGTCGCTGGAGCTGCACCGGGAGAGCGAGAGCGTGCACGGTGAGGCGTGGGCGCACTTCCAGCTGGGGCAGGTGCGGCTGCGGTTCGGCGAGGTGGAGCAGGCGGAGAAGGAGCTGGACCTGGCGTTGCAGCTGTACGGGCGGACGCGGGACGACCGTGGTGAGGCCTGGGCGCTGACGCAGCTGGGCCGGGCACGCGTGGTCGCCGGGGATCCGGGGACGGCGGTGGAGCGGCTGCGGGAGGCGCTGTCCCGGCACCGGGAGGCGGAGGACGCCCGCGGCGAGGCGTGGACGCAGTACTACCTGGGGCAGGCGCTGGAGGTGAGCGGCGAGCGGGACCGGGCGGTGCGGGAGCTGGAACGGGCGCGGACGATGTTCTCGCGGATGCGGGACGTGTACGGGCTGGCGCACGCCCGGCACCATTCGGGCCGGGTGACGCGGGACCAGCGGGCGGCGCAGACGGGGAACCTGAAGAACTCGGGCTTCGCCCGGCAGCTGCTGGTGGACGCGCGGGCGGATTTCCAGCGGATCGGGCTGGCGCACGGTGAGGCGTGGACCTGCCTGGAGCTGGCGGTGGTGGACGCCGGCAACGGGCGGCTGTCGCAGGCGCTCGGGTTGTGCGAGGAGGCGGTCCGGCTGTTCATCTCGTACGGGGACCGGCGCGGGGAGGACTGGGCCCGTTTCCTGCGGTGCACGCTGCTGCCGTACGTGGGGCTGGCGGGCCCGGGGGTACCGGAGGAGGCGCGGGCGGAGCTGGCACGGCTGGCGGAGGCGCCGCATGCGGCGCGGGACGGCCGGCTGGAGGAGTGCCTGGAGACGTACGGCGTGATCCTCGGCCGGGGCGTGGACCCGGCGGAGGGCTGGCAGGCGTGGCGGCTGGGCCTGGTGCCGGACCTGCAATCGCGGGAGGTCATGGGCGTGCCGCGGGTATGA
- the mca gene encoding mycothiol conjugate amidase Mca, which yields MTEQLRLMAVHAHPDDESSKGAATMAKYVSEGVPVMVVTCTGGERGSVLNPKLQGDAYIEENIHEVRAKEMEEARQILGVEQEWLGYVDSGLPEGDPLPPLPEGCFALADVDEAAGELVKKIRAFKPQVVTTYDENGGYPHPDHIMTHKISMVAFDGAADTEKYPEAEYGPAHQPQKLYYNQGFNKPRTIALHEAMLSRGLESPYGEWLERWKEFERKERTLTTHVPCADFFEIRDKALIAHATQIDPDGGWFRVPMEVQKEVWPTEEYELAKSLVDTSLPESDLFAGIRENVQP from the coding sequence TTGACCGAGCAGCTTCGACTGATGGCCGTCCACGCCCACCCCGACGACGAGTCGAGCAAGGGCGCGGCAACGATGGCAAAGTACGTGTCCGAAGGCGTTCCCGTGATGGTCGTGACCTGCACGGGCGGCGAGCGGGGCTCCGTGCTGAACCCCAAGCTCCAGGGCGACGCGTACATCGAGGAGAACATCCACGAGGTCCGCGCCAAGGAGATGGAGGAGGCCCGCCAGATCCTCGGCGTCGAGCAGGAGTGGCTCGGCTACGTCGACTCCGGACTCCCCGAAGGCGACCCGCTGCCCCCGCTCCCCGAAGGCTGCTTCGCCCTCGCGGACGTCGACGAGGCCGCCGGCGAGCTGGTGAAGAAGATCCGCGCGTTCAAGCCGCAGGTCGTCACCACGTACGACGAGAACGGCGGCTACCCGCACCCCGACCACATCATGACCCACAAGATCTCGATGGTCGCCTTCGACGGAGCGGCCGACACCGAGAAGTACCCCGAGGCCGAGTACGGCCCCGCCCACCAGCCGCAGAAGCTCTACTACAACCAGGGCTTCAACAAGCCGCGCACCATCGCCCTGCACGAGGCGATGCTCTCCCGCGGCCTGGAGTCCCCCTACGGCGAGTGGCTGGAGCGGTGGAAGGAGTTCGAGCGCAAGGAGCGGACCCTGACCACCCATGTCCCCTGCGCGGACTTCTTCGAGATCCGTGACAAGGCGCTCATCGCGCACGCCACGCAGATCGACCCGGACGGCGGCTGGTTCCGCGTGCCCATGGAGGTCCAGAAGGAGGTCTGGCCCACCGAGGAGTACGAGCTCGCGAAGTCGCTCGTCGACACCTCCCTCCCCGAGTCGGACCTCTTCGCGGGCATCCGGGAGAATGTGCAGCCATGA
- a CDS encoding DUF4307 domain-containing protein, giving the protein MSAVREGLPEGRYGRSADERTDRKLKIIGAVSGALLLGLIGWIGWDYVAGRSVSAEVIKFQVISDTEVKVHLEVRKDASVTGVCTMVSQDEQHAEVGRADFTFAQHASRVDEVVSVKTTGRATMIELIGCQPAGAAG; this is encoded by the coding sequence ATGAGCGCGGTGCGCGAGGGACTGCCCGAGGGCCGCTACGGCCGGTCGGCGGACGAGCGTACCGACCGGAAGCTCAAGATCATCGGAGCGGTGTCGGGGGCCCTGCTGCTGGGCCTGATCGGCTGGATCGGCTGGGACTACGTCGCGGGCCGGAGCGTGAGCGCCGAGGTGATCAAGTTCCAGGTGATCTCGGACACCGAGGTGAAGGTGCACCTGGAGGTCCGCAAGGACGCCTCGGTCACCGGAGTGTGCACCATGGTCTCGCAGGACGAGCAGCACGCCGAGGTGGGCCGCGCCGACTTCACCTTCGCCCAGCACGCGTCGCGGGTCGACGAGGTCGTCTCGGTGAAGACCACGGGACGGGCCACCATGATCGAGTTGATCGGCTGCCAGCCCGCCGGGGCCGCGGGCTGA
- the greA gene encoding transcription elongation factor GreA, whose product MTQTSESVTWLTQAAYDQLKAELDYLSGPARTEIAAKIAAAREEGDLRENGGYHAAKEEQGKQELRVRQLTQLLENAKVGTAPASDGVVAPGTLVKIAFDGDEDDTMEFLLASREYASGDFETYSPQSPLGTGVLGKAIGEDAEYELPNGKKASVKILDVKPFTG is encoded by the coding sequence GTGACCCAGACGAGCGAGAGCGTCACCTGGCTGACCCAGGCGGCGTACGACCAGCTGAAGGCGGAGCTGGACTACCTCTCTGGTCCCGCCCGCACGGAGATCGCCGCGAAGATCGCAGCCGCCCGCGAGGAGGGCGACCTGCGCGAGAACGGCGGTTACCACGCGGCCAAGGAGGAGCAGGGCAAGCAGGAGCTCCGGGTCCGTCAGCTCACGCAGCTGCTGGAGAACGCCAAGGTCGGCACCGCGCCCGCGTCCGACGGCGTGGTGGCGCCGGGCACGCTCGTGAAGATCGCCTTCGACGGCGACGAGGACGACACCATGGAGTTCCTCCTGGCGTCGCGCGAGTACGCCTCCGGGGACTTCGAGACGTATTCCCCGCAGTCGCCGCTGGGCACCGGCGTGCTCGGCAAGGCGATCGGCGAGGACGCCGAGTACGAGCTGCCGAACGGCAAGAAGGCCTCGGTCAAGATCCTGGACGTCAAGCCCTTCACCGGCTGA
- the ilvA gene encoding threonine ammonia-lyase, whose amino-acid sequence MNYRVPQPVPQVILDDVRGAQKMLSGVSRVTPMEGSRHLSALTGSPVHFKCENLQRTGSFKLRGAYVRIAGLRPEQRAAGVVAASAGNHAQGVALASSLLGVRSTVFMPVGAPLPKVAATQEYGADVRMHGQVVDETLAAAQDYADRTGAVFIHPFDHRDIIAGQGTVGLEILEQCPEVRTILVGIGGGGLAAGVAVAVKALRPDVRVVGVQAAGAAAYPPSLKAGHPVSIDHPNTMADGIKVGRPGDVPFRIIGELLDDVRTVSEDALSSALLLCLERAKLVVEPAGCSTVAALLSEPERYGAGPVVAVLSGGNVDPLLLQRILRHGMAAAGRYLSLRLRVADRPGALAGLLGVLSVVDANVLDVSHVRTDPRLGLTEVEVELHLETKGPEHCAEVARTLHGAGYKVMG is encoded by the coding sequence ATGAACTACCGCGTGCCCCAGCCCGTTCCCCAGGTCATCCTCGACGACGTCCGGGGGGCTCAGAAGATGCTGTCCGGCGTCTCCCGGGTCACGCCGATGGAAGGCAGCCGGCACCTGTCCGCACTCACCGGCTCGCCCGTCCACTTCAAGTGCGAGAACCTCCAGCGCACCGGATCCTTCAAGCTCCGCGGAGCCTACGTGCGCATCGCGGGTCTGCGTCCCGAGCAGCGGGCCGCCGGCGTCGTGGCCGCCAGCGCCGGCAACCACGCCCAGGGCGTGGCACTGGCCTCCTCGCTCCTCGGCGTCCGCTCCACCGTCTTCATGCCGGTCGGGGCGCCGCTGCCGAAGGTCGCCGCGACCCAGGAGTACGGGGCCGACGTACGGATGCACGGCCAGGTCGTCGACGAGACCCTGGCCGCGGCCCAGGACTACGCCGACCGCACGGGCGCCGTGTTCATCCACCCCTTCGACCACCGCGACATCATCGCCGGCCAGGGCACGGTCGGACTGGAGATCCTGGAACAGTGCCCGGAGGTGCGCACCATCCTCGTCGGCATCGGAGGCGGCGGGCTGGCCGCCGGAGTGGCCGTCGCCGTGAAGGCACTGCGGCCCGACGTGCGGGTCGTCGGGGTGCAGGCGGCCGGCGCGGCCGCCTACCCGCCCTCCCTCAAGGCCGGCCACCCGGTCTCGATCGACCACCCGAACACGATGGCCGACGGCATCAAGGTGGGCCGCCCCGGCGACGTCCCGTTCAGGATCATCGGCGAGCTCCTCGACGACGTGCGCACGGTGTCCGAGGACGCCCTCTCCAGTGCCCTGCTGCTGTGCCTGGAACGGGCGAAACTCGTCGTCGAGCCGGCCGGGTGCAGCACGGTCGCGGCCCTGCTCAGCGAGCCCGAGCGGTACGGGGCGGGCCCGGTGGTGGCCGTACTGTCCGGAGGCAACGTCGATCCGCTGCTGCTCCAGCGGATCCTGCGGCACGGCATGGCGGCCGCGGGCCGGTACCTGTCCCTGCGGTTGCGCGTGGCGGACCGGCCGGGTGCGCTGGCCGGTCTCCTGGGCGTGCTGTCCGTGGTCGACGCGAACGTGCTGGACGTGAGCCACGTACGGACCGACCCGCGGCTCGGGCTCACGGAGGTGGAGGTGGAACTTCACCTGGAGACCAAGGGACCGGAGCACTGCGCTGAGGTCGCGCGGACGCTGCACGGCGCGGGGTACAAGGTGATGGGCTGA